In Chitinophaga sp. HK235, a single window of DNA contains:
- a CDS encoding aminopeptidase C, protein MKKWMISAAMLCSTAAFAQTSTNVEGSRYQFTVIKNMDAGDVQNQGRTGTCWSFSGLSFFESELLRNGKGKGLNLSEMFVVRKMYPLKATNYVRMHGKANFGEGGGFPDDLLCLREYGLVPQSAYDGNKGKMYNHAEMENLLEGLAKTIGNANGNINPDWKKAFDGVLNGYMGEAPEKFTYNGKSYTPQSFAKELGLNADDYVLISSFTHHPYNSQFVLEVPDNWNWEKVYNVALDDFTRIAETAVTNGYTLAWAADVSEKGFNFKEGLAIVPEKDWSDMSAEEKKNLFLQPGTEKTITPEVRQLAFDNYETQDDHGMHIVGIVKDQNGNKYFRVKNSWGTDNFGQGYFYASMPYFAYKTTCFMVNKKALPAEIAKKLKL, encoded by the coding sequence ATGAAGAAATGGATGATTAGTGCAGCTATGCTTTGCAGCACCGCAGCATTTGCACAAACCAGCACCAATGTGGAGGGTAGCCGCTACCAGTTTACCGTTATTAAAAATATGGATGCTGGAGATGTACAGAACCAGGGTCGCACCGGTACCTGCTGGTCTTTCTCCGGCCTGTCCTTTTTTGAGTCTGAACTGCTCCGTAATGGTAAAGGCAAAGGCCTTAATCTGAGCGAAATGTTCGTTGTACGTAAAATGTACCCACTGAAAGCCACCAACTATGTAAGGATGCATGGCAAAGCCAACTTCGGCGAAGGCGGTGGTTTCCCTGACGATCTGCTCTGCCTGCGTGAATACGGCCTCGTACCACAGAGCGCTTACGATGGTAACAAGGGTAAAATGTACAACCACGCCGAAATGGAAAACCTCCTGGAAGGTCTGGCGAAAACCATCGGCAATGCCAATGGTAACATCAACCCCGACTGGAAAAAAGCTTTCGATGGTGTGCTGAACGGCTACATGGGCGAAGCTCCTGAGAAATTCACCTATAACGGCAAATCCTATACGCCGCAGTCCTTTGCTAAAGAACTGGGCCTCAATGCGGATGATTATGTCCTGATCTCTTCCTTCACCCACCACCCGTACAACTCACAGTTTGTACTGGAAGTGCCGGATAACTGGAACTGGGAAAAAGTTTACAACGTAGCCCTCGACGATTTCACCCGTATTGCGGAAACAGCCGTAACCAACGGTTACACGCTCGCCTGGGCTGCTGACGTAAGCGAAAAAGGCTTCAACTTCAAAGAAGGACTGGCCATCGTTCCAGAAAAAGACTGGTCCGATATGTCTGCTGAAGAAAAGAAAAACCTGTTCCTCCAGCCAGGAACAGAAAAAACCATCACCCCCGAAGTACGCCAGCTGGCCTTCGATAACTACGAAACACAGGACGACCACGGCATGCACATCGTAGGCATCGTAAAAGATCAGAACGGCAACAAATACTTCCGCGTGAAAAACTCCTGGGGCACCGACAACTTCGGCCAGGGATATTTCTACGCTTCCATGCCTTACTTCGCATACAAAACCACTTGCTTTATGGTCAACAAAAAAGCACTGCCGGCTGAAATCGCGAAGAAGCTGAAACTCTAA
- a CDS encoding GNAT family N-acetyltransferase gives MIQTPRLQLLPCTLQHFESLLQGNDTLADLLGITVPEGWTEYPEMVLVAYDKLRNDPSMLGWFFYLVIHREDKRLIGAGGFKGKPNHQGIVEMGYEISQDYREQGLGSEMAQALVRFAFGHSYVQKVIAHTEEEYNASVKILQKAGMRFVGTVKNKENEDLWEWEITRVQYQEQ, from the coding sequence ATGATTCAAACTCCCCGACTACAATTGTTGCCTTGTACATTGCAGCACTTTGAGTCGCTATTACAAGGCAATGATACACTCGCCGATCTTCTGGGCATCACCGTTCCGGAAGGCTGGACCGAATATCCCGAAATGGTGCTGGTAGCATATGACAAATTACGCAATGACCCATCCATGCTGGGATGGTTTTTTTACCTGGTTATTCACCGGGAAGATAAACGCCTGATTGGTGCTGGTGGCTTTAAGGGCAAACCCAACCATCAGGGCATAGTGGAGATGGGGTATGAAATATCCCAGGACTACCGCGAACAGGGGCTGGGCTCCGAAATGGCCCAGGCACTTGTCCGCTTCGCTTTTGGCCACTCATACGTACAAAAAGTCATTGCCCATACCGAAGAAGAATACAATGCTTCCGTTAAGATATTACAAAAAGCAGGAATGCGTTTTGTCGGCACTGTTAAAAACAAAGAAAATGAAGATCTCTGGGAGTGGGAAATTACCAGAGTACAATATCAGGAACAATAA
- the polA gene encoding DNA polymerase I encodes MQKKLFLLDAMALIYRAYYALIRNPRLTSTGRNTNAQFGFTTTLLDLINKEKPTHLAVAFDTHAPTERHTTFTDYKANREDAPEDLLDALPDIKRIIEGFNIPVVELDGYEADDVIGTLAWQAADAGYTVYMVTPDKDYGQLVKDNVFIYKPPYMGSKEEILGPKEVCEKWQIKDVHQVIDILGLMGDAVDNIPGIAGVGEKTAMKLLAQYETLENVLANADAIGGKMAEKIKAGRENALMSKELATIITDVPVTFHEEDFSLSEIDKEKLSEIFTELEFKSLGKRVLGDSFAFAGSAPEPKAKARVVQTDLFGQPVETAVAEAEETIEATTFLAPDKNIHNTPHDYVLIDTPEKRAELLASLLQQQEVAFDTETTGTDANEADIVGMSFSYKKGAAYYIPMPASHEAAKAILHEFQPLFQHPSITLVGQNIKYDMLVLKWYGLDVTTTLFDTMLAHYLVEPEGRRSMDALSAQYLQYEPVPIESLIGKKGKGQGSMRDVEVEKIKEYASEDADITLQLKHTFAPMLPQKSVEKVFYDVENPLVKVLTDMEYEGIAIDTVALADYSRELETEIKRAEESVYEQAGVRFKLASPKQLGEVLFEKLQLDPKAKKTRTGQYATGEDVLQKLSSKHKIVEDILIFRELSKLKSTYVDALPLMLNKRTNRVHTSYNQAVAVTGRLSSNNPNLQNIPIRTDRGREVRKAFVPRSEDYVLLSADYSQIELRIIAAISEDAQMIDAFRKGIDIHAATAARVYNVPLEEVTSEMRRNAKSVNFGIIYGVSAFGLSENLGIARSEAKTLIDNYFAQYPSIKKYMDDQIQFAQANGYVQTILGRKRWLKDINSSNAVVRGYAERNAINMPIQGTAADMIKLAMIAIHKAFKERKLQSKMILQVHDELVFDAHRSELDIIKPLIMECMKNALPLTVPVEAEMGTGENWLQAH; translated from the coding sequence ATGCAAAAGAAATTATTTTTACTGGACGCCATGGCGCTGATTTACAGGGCATATTATGCACTGATCAGAAATCCAAGGCTTACCAGCACCGGACGTAATACTAATGCGCAGTTTGGATTCACCACTACGTTGCTGGATCTCATCAATAAGGAAAAACCGACCCATCTGGCTGTAGCTTTTGATACACATGCGCCCACAGAACGCCATACTACTTTTACCGATTATAAAGCCAACCGTGAAGATGCGCCTGAAGATCTGCTGGATGCCCTCCCTGATATCAAACGGATCATCGAAGGGTTCAATATTCCGGTGGTGGAATTGGATGGCTATGAGGCCGATGATGTGATCGGAACACTTGCCTGGCAAGCCGCAGACGCTGGCTATACGGTGTATATGGTGACACCCGATAAAGACTACGGGCAGCTGGTAAAAGACAACGTGTTCATCTACAAACCGCCATACATGGGTAGCAAGGAAGAAATCCTGGGCCCTAAGGAAGTGTGCGAAAAATGGCAGATCAAAGATGTACACCAGGTAATTGATATCCTGGGTCTGATGGGCGATGCGGTGGATAATATCCCTGGTATCGCCGGCGTTGGTGAAAAAACAGCTATGAAACTGCTCGCACAATACGAAACCCTCGAAAATGTGCTGGCCAATGCAGATGCCATCGGCGGTAAAATGGCAGAAAAAATCAAGGCAGGTCGTGAAAACGCCCTGATGTCCAAGGAACTGGCCACTATCATCACCGATGTACCGGTAACATTTCATGAAGAAGATTTTAGCCTGTCGGAGATAGACAAGGAAAAACTGTCGGAAATATTTACAGAACTGGAATTCAAAAGCCTCGGCAAAAGAGTGCTGGGTGACAGCTTCGCTTTCGCTGGCAGCGCCCCTGAACCCAAAGCCAAAGCCAGAGTGGTGCAAACCGACCTCTTCGGTCAGCCAGTGGAAACAGCCGTGGCTGAAGCAGAAGAGACCATCGAAGCCACCACTTTCCTCGCTCCGGACAAAAATATCCACAATACGCCCCATGATTATGTGCTGATAGACACACCGGAAAAAAGAGCCGAATTGCTGGCTTCCCTGCTCCAACAGCAGGAGGTAGCCTTTGATACAGAAACCACCGGCACCGATGCCAACGAGGCCGACATTGTGGGTATGAGTTTTTCCTACAAAAAAGGCGCCGCTTACTACATTCCCATGCCTGCCAGCCATGAGGCTGCCAAGGCCATCCTGCATGAGTTTCAACCACTCTTTCAGCACCCTTCCATCACACTGGTAGGCCAGAACATCAAATATGATATGCTGGTACTCAAATGGTACGGACTGGATGTTACCACCACTCTTTTTGACACCATGCTCGCCCATTACCTCGTTGAGCCGGAAGGCCGCAGGAGCATGGACGCGCTGAGTGCACAATACCTGCAATACGAGCCTGTACCCATCGAATCCCTGATCGGTAAAAAAGGGAAGGGACAAGGCAGCATGCGGGACGTGGAAGTGGAAAAAATAAAAGAGTACGCTTCAGAAGATGCTGATATCACCTTACAGCTGAAACATACCTTCGCGCCAATGCTGCCACAGAAAAGCGTGGAAAAAGTTTTTTACGATGTGGAAAACCCACTCGTGAAAGTGCTGACAGACATGGAGTATGAAGGCATTGCCATCGATACAGTGGCACTGGCCGACTATTCCCGCGAACTGGAAACAGAAATAAAACGTGCAGAAGAAAGTGTGTACGAACAAGCCGGCGTAAGATTCAAACTGGCATCTCCCAAACAACTGGGTGAGGTACTGTTTGAAAAATTACAACTGGATCCGAAAGCCAAGAAAACCAGGACCGGACAGTATGCCACCGGAGAAGACGTACTGCAGAAGCTTTCCAGCAAACACAAGATCGTGGAAGACATCCTGATCTTCCGTGAGCTCAGCAAGCTGAAGTCAACTTACGTAGATGCGTTACCGTTAATGCTCAACAAACGGACCAACCGTGTACACACTTCCTACAATCAGGCAGTAGCAGTAACCGGACGTCTCAGTTCCAACAATCCGAACCTGCAGAATATTCCTATCCGCACTGACCGCGGCCGGGAAGTGAGGAAAGCTTTTGTGCCCCGCAGTGAAGATTATGTGCTGCTGTCTGCTGACTATTCACAGATAGAACTGCGTATCATCGCGGCCATCAGTGAAGACGCACAGATGATCGATGCTTTCCGTAAAGGGATAGACATTCACGCAGCCACCGCCGCCAGGGTGTACAACGTGCCGCTGGAAGAAGTGACTTCCGAAATGCGTCGCAACGCCAAAAGCGTGAACTTCGGTATCATCTACGGTGTGAGTGCTTTCGGGCTGTCGGAAAACCTGGGCATCGCCAGAAGTGAAGCCAAAACACTGATCGATAACTATTTCGCACAGTATCCGTCCATTAAAAAATATATGGATGATCAGATACAGTTTGCACAAGCTAACGGTTACGTACAAACGATATTGGGCAGAAAAAGATGGCTGAAAGACATCAATTCTTCCAATGCGGTAGTACGTGGCTATGCAGAAAGGAATGCGATCAACATGCCGATACAAGGTACGGCCGCTGATATGATCAAACTGGCCATGATCGCTATTCACAAGGCGTTTAAAGAGAGAAAGCTGCAATCAAAAATGATCCTGCAGGTGCATGACGAATTGGTGTTTGACGCCCATCGTTCCGAACTCGACATCATTAAACCCCTGATAATGGAATGCATGAAAAATGCATTACCATTGACCGTTCCTGTAGAAGCAGAAATGGGAACCGGCGAAAACTGGCTGCAGGCCCACTAA
- a CDS encoding arsenate reductase family protein yields the protein MSKIYHLSTCSTCKKILEEIKAKERGIALQDIKKEKITPEQLEEMHALAGSYEALFSRRSQQYRPMGLHEKTLTEHDYRDLILQEYSFLKRPVGVAAGRIFIGSEVKQM from the coding sequence ATGAGCAAGATATATCATTTGTCCACCTGCAGTACCTGTAAAAAGATCCTTGAAGAAATCAAGGCAAAAGAAAGAGGAATTGCACTACAGGACATCAAAAAAGAAAAAATTACACCGGAGCAGCTCGAAGAGATGCATGCCCTGGCCGGAAGCTATGAAGCCCTGTTCAGCCGCAGATCACAACAATACCGTCCGATGGGCCTTCATGAGAAGACGCTCACTGAACATGATTACCGCGATCTGATTCTGCAGGAATATTCTTTTCTGAAACGTCCCGTGGGAGTTGCTGCAGGAAGGATTTTTATAGGGTCTGAGGTTAAACAAATGTAA
- a CDS encoding glycosyltransferase, whose amino-acid sequence MSTILPPVKILIVPLDWGLGHATRDIPLIYEMLNAGAQVFIAAEGKHAALLKQEFPEITILPLPGYRIQYAQKGKFFGIKIIQQIPKIVSAIKYEQRWLNKVVKEYQISAVISDNRFGLYHKEIPTVFITHQLLIKTPFGGWIERTLQKLNYSFIRKYSACWIPDFAGNNNLSGELAHPAQLPANTTYIGCLSRFEPRTDIEKKYDLLVLISGPEPQRSNLEKLILDQVKTLSLKALIVSGKPGTPYHEEVAPGVTQVNHLNAKELNEAMLASDMVLSRSGYTTLMDLAKLNKRAILVPTPGQSEQVYLGEYLMEKGYFYSIPQEQFNLKTALDEAARFPFKSFHHDQDMYLYKDVVKNFITKL is encoded by the coding sequence TTGTCCACAATCCTGCCTCCCGTAAAAATTTTAATCGTGCCGCTGGACTGGGGCCTCGGACACGCCACCCGCGATATTCCGCTCATCTATGAAATGCTTAACGCAGGCGCGCAGGTTTTTATTGCCGCCGAAGGCAAGCATGCCGCATTGTTAAAACAGGAATTTCCGGAAATCACCATTTTACCGCTCCCCGGCTACCGCATTCAGTATGCACAAAAAGGCAAGTTCTTCGGAATCAAGATCATACAACAAATTCCAAAGATCGTTAGCGCGATAAAATATGAACAACGCTGGCTGAATAAAGTGGTAAAAGAATACCAGATCAGTGCCGTCATCTCCGACAACCGCTTCGGTCTGTACCACAAGGAAATTCCCACCGTTTTCATCACACATCAGTTGTTGATCAAAACACCTTTCGGCGGCTGGATAGAAAGGACCCTGCAGAAACTCAACTACAGCTTTATCCGTAAATACAGCGCCTGCTGGATTCCTGATTTTGCCGGCAACAATAACCTTTCCGGTGAACTGGCCCATCCTGCGCAACTCCCTGCCAACACGACCTATATCGGCTGTCTGAGCCGCTTTGAGCCTCGCACAGACATCGAAAAAAAATACGACCTGCTGGTTCTCATCTCCGGTCCCGAGCCTCAACGCTCCAACCTGGAGAAACTGATCCTCGACCAGGTAAAAACACTCTCACTTAAAGCACTGATCGTCAGCGGAAAACCCGGCACCCCCTACCATGAAGAGGTAGCTCCCGGCGTTACCCAGGTAAACCATCTGAACGCCAAAGAGTTAAACGAAGCCATGCTGGCCTCCGACATGGTATTGAGCCGTTCTGGTTACACTACCCTTATGGACCTGGCCAAGCTCAACAAAAGAGCCATCCTGGTGCCTACTCCCGGCCAGTCAGAACAGGTATACCTCGGCGAATACCTGATGGAAAAAGGTTATTTCTATTCCATTCCTCAGGAACAGTTTAATCTTAAAACCGCCCTCGACGAAGCAGCCCGCTTTCCCTTCAAATCATTCCACCACGATCAGGACATGTACCTGTACAAGGATGTGGTAAAAAACTTCATAACAAAACTGTAA
- a CDS encoding formimidoylglutamase, translating into MADFSHLQDFLQPVSKAFLNDDLEYDAFQIGGVIDAYEEDHHPDLDAADIVLLGVGEERGSASGKTGTQGPDAIRREFFRLYNWHRDIKLADVGNLRSGAFLADAYAAMKTVVGELIQANKTVIILGGSHDLTYPQYKAYAAHQLIIEATVADALIDLQEESSLRSERFLMDILTEQPNYLRHYNHLGFQSYFVHPRMLETLDKLRFDCYRLGRIRENIEEAEPVLRHSDMFSLDINIIRHTDAPANHLSPNGFSGEEACSLTRYAGMSSRLSSFGIYGYRPEKDKEQLTARQIAQMMWYFMDGRSVKNKEALLEDRDSFWEFHIAFSDIETVFLKSKRTGRWWMQLPDQEFVPCAYNDYLLASNNEMPERWLRHQERM; encoded by the coding sequence ATGGCAGATTTTTCGCACCTGCAGGATTTTTTGCAACCTGTTTCCAAAGCATTTCTGAATGATGATCTGGAGTATGATGCATTCCAGATCGGAGGTGTTATTGATGCTTATGAAGAAGACCATCATCCGGACCTGGATGCTGCTGATATTGTATTGCTGGGTGTAGGAGAAGAAAGAGGCAGTGCCAGCGGCAAAACCGGCACCCAAGGCCCCGACGCCATACGCCGGGAATTTTTCCGCCTGTATAACTGGCACCGTGATATCAAACTGGCCGATGTCGGAAACCTCCGCTCCGGCGCTTTCCTCGCAGATGCCTATGCAGCTATGAAAACAGTGGTCGGAGAACTGATACAGGCCAATAAAACCGTTATCATACTGGGTGGGTCACATGATCTTACCTATCCCCAATATAAAGCCTATGCGGCTCATCAGCTGATCATAGAAGCTACAGTGGCCGATGCACTCATCGACCTGCAGGAAGAGTCTTCCCTGCGCAGCGAGCGGTTCCTGATGGACATTCTCACTGAACAGCCCAACTATCTCCGTCATTATAATCATCTTGGTTTCCAGAGTTATTTCGTACATCCGCGCATGTTAGAAACACTCGACAAACTGCGTTTCGACTGTTACCGCCTGGGCCGTATCCGGGAGAACATAGAAGAAGCAGAACCCGTACTGCGCCATTCCGATATGTTCAGCCTCGATATCAATATTATCCGGCATACAGATGCACCGGCCAATCACCTCTCTCCCAACGGCTTCAGTGGCGAAGAGGCCTGCTCTCTCACCCGCTATGCCGGCATGAGCAGCCGCCTGTCTTCCTTCGGTATCTATGGTTATCGCCCCGAAAAAGACAAAGAACAACTTACTGCACGTCAGATCGCGCAGATGATGTGGTACTTTATGGACGGACGTTCTGTGAAAAATAAAGAAGCACTCCTCGAAGACCGCGACTCTTTCTGGGAATTTCATATAGCCTTCTCCGATATAGAAACCGTATTCCTGAAAAGCAAACGTACCGGCCGCTGGTGGATGCAACTACCCGACCAGGAGTTTGTGCCCTGTGCTTACAACGATTACCTGCTGGCCAGCAACAATGAAATGCCGGAACGCTGGTTGCGTCATCAGGAAAGAATGTAA
- a CDS encoding lysozyme inhibitor LprI family protein, protein MRNLILILAVFLCSNAYAQSRQAALDSLEIRYQHCLSKGSNSYSCALVYYKQLDSLLHSTLQRLYTQIDPGKLRALQTEQGAWEEKREEYFRKIDERVEKMHKSTMNGLDDDMISTDNKAAYVKDRVTALLDLQI, encoded by the coding sequence ATGCGAAACCTTATCCTTATACTGGCGGTATTTCTGTGTAGTAATGCATATGCCCAGTCGCGCCAAGCGGCCCTGGACTCACTGGAAATCCGTTATCAGCATTGCCTGTCTAAAGGCAGTAATAGTTACAGCTGTGCGCTTGTTTATTACAAGCAGCTCGACAGCCTTTTGCACAGTACCCTTCAGCGTCTTTACACCCAGATCGATCCGGGCAAGCTACGTGCCCTGCAAACAGAACAGGGAGCATGGGAAGAGAAGCGGGAAGAATATTTCCGTAAGATAGATGAGCGGGTGGAAAAGATGCATAAAAGCACCATGAACGGGCTTGATGATGACATGATCTCCACCGACAACAAAGCTGCCTATGTAAAAGACAGGGTTACGGCCCTTCTTGATTTACAGATTTAG
- a CDS encoding lysozyme inhibitor LprI family protein, translating into MKSFFIALLLMAGSIAGVAQTQAEMNKQAGLEYKEADKKLNTIYQEILKKYTANKTFINNFKEAQRLWVQLRDAQLKAMYPESAKSYGSMFPACKSNYLAELTNQRTEALRVWLNGLPPGETCTGSVGATE; encoded by the coding sequence ATGAAATCATTCTTTATTGCACTGTTATTAATGGCCGGCAGCATCGCCGGTGTTGCACAAACACAGGCAGAGATGAACAAACAGGCCGGACTGGAATACAAGGAGGCTGACAAAAAACTGAATACGATATACCAGGAGATCCTGAAAAAATACACGGCCAACAAAACTTTCATCAACAATTTTAAAGAAGCACAAAGACTGTGGGTACAGCTTCGCGATGCGCAACTGAAAGCTATGTATCCTGAATCTGCCAAAAGTTATGGTAGTATGTTCCCGGCATGTAAGTCCAATTATCTGGCGGAGCTAACCAACCAGCGGACCGAAGCCCTCCGGGTTTGGCTGAACGGACTTCCTCCCGGCGAAACCTGCACCGGATCTGTAGGTGCAACAGAGTAA
- a CDS encoding pitrilysin family protein has translation MNRTIPPSIKDAVEFDITLKPYELFKLDNGIPVYALRSEEQETLQLELVFPAGSWYESESLEATATNFLMKNGTSKHTALEINETFDYHGAYLNRNAYHENATFTLHCLSKHTEVLLPMLQEVILDPIFPEEELQLYKQNQKQKLAVNLQKCDFVANRFIDKYLFGEFHPYGRVSSMMAYDALQSETLRAYYQKHYTYNNCRIFVAGNMPANMIALLNKYFGSSQWNGQSNLIKLDLPIQPAEEKKFRIFNDENGVQGAIRVARPFPNRYHPDFPKMLVLNTILGGYFGSRLMSNIREEKGYTYGIYSQLYNFRQVSAINIQTEAGRDVCEATIEEVYKELQILQNETIPQEELDLVRNYMVGSILGDLDGTFQVIQRWKNLILNDLDENYFYNNIKTIKTITAEELQQLAKQYFSPADFYELVVI, from the coding sequence ATGAACAGAACGATTCCTCCTTCCATTAAAGATGCAGTGGAGTTTGATATAACGCTGAAGCCTTACGAACTATTTAAGCTGGACAACGGTATTCCCGTCTATGCCCTCAGATCGGAAGAGCAGGAAACACTGCAGCTGGAACTGGTATTTCCGGCAGGTTCCTGGTACGAAAGTGAAAGCCTGGAAGCCACGGCTACCAACTTTCTCATGAAAAACGGTACCAGTAAACATACTGCCCTGGAGATCAACGAAACCTTCGACTATCATGGCGCATACCTGAACCGTAATGCCTACCATGAAAACGCCACGTTTACGCTGCACTGCCTCTCCAAACATACAGAGGTACTGCTGCCCATGCTGCAGGAAGTCATCCTCGATCCTATCTTTCCGGAAGAAGAGCTACAGCTCTACAAACAAAACCAGAAACAGAAGCTGGCTGTCAACCTGCAGAAATGCGATTTCGTGGCCAATCGTTTCATCGATAAATACCTGTTTGGTGAATTCCATCCCTATGGCCGTGTCAGCAGCATGATGGCTTATGATGCGCTGCAGTCCGAAACACTGCGGGCCTACTATCAGAAGCATTATACGTACAATAACTGCCGCATCTTTGTTGCCGGTAATATGCCTGCCAACATGATCGCATTGCTGAATAAATACTTCGGCAGCAGCCAATGGAATGGCCAATCCAATCTGATCAAACTGGACCTGCCGATACAACCAGCAGAAGAAAAAAAATTCCGCATTTTCAACGATGAAAACGGGGTACAGGGTGCTATTCGCGTAGCACGCCCTTTCCCTAACCGCTATCATCCTGACTTCCCTAAAATGCTGGTGCTCAACACCATCCTGGGAGGCTACTTCGGCTCCAGACTGATGAGCAATATCCGGGAAGAAAAAGGTTATACTTACGGTATCTATTCACAGCTCTATAACTTCAGACAGGTAAGTGCCATCAATATCCAGACAGAAGCCGGCAGAGATGTGTGTGAAGCCACTATCGAAGAAGTATACAAAGAGTTGCAAATCCTGCAAAACGAAACAATACCCCAGGAAGAGCTGGACCTCGTGCGCAACTATATGGTCGGTTCCATCCTCGGCGATCTGGATGGTACCTTCCAGGTGATACAACGCTGGAAAAACCTGATCCTCAATGATCTGGACGAAAACTATTTCTACAATAACATTAAAACCATCAAAACCATCACTGCGGAAGAACTCCAGCAACTGGCGAAACAATATTTTTCGCCCGCTGATTTCTACGAACTGGTGGTGATCTGA
- a CDS encoding pitrilysin family protein — MIHYNKFTLANGLRVVVHEDHSTPMAVLNVLYDVGARDENPEQTGFAHLFEHLMFGGSVNIPEYDEPLQMAGGENNAYTTSDLTNYYIQLPAENIETAFWLESDRMLSLAFSEKSLDVQRKVVSEEFKEHYINKPYGDVWHKMRELAFSTHPYRWMTIGKELSHIENAQLENVKAFFFRFYRPVNAILSVAGNVTVEQVKTLAEKWFGDIPSGEKYNRNLPVEPAQAEAHKLEVKANVPLDALYKCYHMYPRADKRYYAADLITDILGGGSSSRLHQVLVKEKKLFSNIDCYHFGSLDAGLLTIEGKLVKGVKMKDAEKAIQVELEKLQNEIISDRELQKVKNRVESLLAFEDMSLLNRANNLAFYELLGDASLMNKEFENYEVVTTADIHREAQLLFDEKNANTIYYYAEN; from the coding sequence ATGATTCATTATAATAAATTTACGTTGGCTAATGGGCTGCGGGTCGTTGTTCACGAAGACCACTCCACACCTATGGCCGTATTAAACGTATTGTACGACGTAGGAGCCAGAGACGAAAACCCGGAACAGACCGGTTTTGCCCATTTGTTTGAACACCTGATGTTTGGCGGATCTGTTAATATTCCCGAATATGATGAGCCTCTGCAAATGGCGGGAGGGGAGAACAACGCCTACACTACAAGCGATCTTACCAACTACTATATCCAGCTGCCAGCTGAAAACATTGAGACGGCTTTCTGGCTGGAAAGCGACCGCATGCTCTCACTGGCCTTCAGCGAAAAAAGCCTGGACGTTCAGCGGAAAGTAGTGTCAGAAGAGTTTAAGGAACACTATATCAACAAGCCCTATGGCGATGTATGGCATAAGATGCGTGAACTGGCATTTTCCACGCACCCTTATCGCTGGATGACCATTGGCAAAGAACTTTCCCATATCGAGAATGCCCAACTGGAAAATGTGAAAGCCTTCTTCTTCCGGTTTTACCGTCCTGTTAATGCGATCCTTTCCGTAGCCGGCAATGTGACTGTAGAACAGGTAAAAACACTGGCAGAGAAATGGTTTGGTGATATCCCTTCCGGAGAAAAATATAATCGCAACCTGCCGGTAGAACCAGCGCAGGCAGAAGCACATAAACTGGAGGTAAAAGCCAATGTTCCATTGGATGCGCTGTACAAATGTTATCATATGTATCCCCGGGCAGACAAACGTTATTACGCGGCTGACCTGATCACCGATATCCTTGGTGGTGGCAGCTCTTCCCGTCTGCATCAGGTGCTGGTGAAAGAGAAGAAATTGTTCAGTAATATTGACTGCTATCATTTCGGTAGCCTCGACGCCGGTCTGCTGACCATTGAAGGTAAGCTGGTGAAAGGTGTTAAGATGAAGGATGCAGAGAAAGCCATTCAGGTCGAACTGGAGAAACTACAGAACGAAATCATTTCAGACCGGGAACTGCAGAAAGTGAAAAACCGTGTGGAAAGCCTCCTGGCATTTGAAGATATGAGCCTGCTCAACCGTGCCAACAACCTGGCCTTTTATGAGCTTTTGGGAGATGCCAGCCTGATGAACAAAGAGTTTGAAAACTACGAAGTCGTAACAACCGCCGATATTCACAGAGAAGCCCAACTGCTCTTTGATGAAAAGAATGCCAACACGATTTATTATTACGCCGAAAACTAG